In Trichoderma asperellum chromosome 1, complete sequence, a single window of DNA contains:
- a CDS encoding uncharacterized protein (BUSCO:EOG092D3EQH) encodes MFAVPGWSVSSDALKTEKPTAAGGGPAGAKTRKRKRTTKEEPVTAANVADLYESVVEGKKKPSEEKASQDSKRQKKGSNEKKDGGLKPQGSDKKSKKDKKREKKEKKDKENPNLQPLSNKSDKKNKTENQSKSQDGSATVESSESKSDAAAAKPQQAAILPPAPPKLTPLQASMREKLISARFRHLNETLYTAPSEESFKLFQESPEMFDEYHEGFRRQVKVWPENPVDSFLKDIRTRAKIRQPHGKGRPNAPQVKLIDSPLPRTMSTCTIADLGCGDARLAESLQADKDKLRLDVRSFDLQSPSPLVTKADIANVPMEDGSVNVAIFCLALMGTNWLDFVEEAYRLLHWKGELWVAEIKSRFGPVRNKHAPVTHSVGNRRKLPTKKEVQAKEAHVAGLLEKDLAVEVDGQDDQRRETDVSAFVEALRKRGFVLQGDGREAVDLSNRMFVTMRFIKGAAPTKGKNVRPDDAAPKKKKMFGRMQDEDADDKNGENEGGILKPCVYKIR; translated from the coding sequence atgtTCGCTGTTCCAGGGTGGTCGGTTTCGTCCGACGCTCTCAAGACTGAGAAGCCCACTGCCGCTGGAGGTGGTCCTGCAGGCGCCAAGACCAGGAAGCGAAAGAGGACGACCAAGGAGGAGCCTGTGACAGCCGCCAATGTCGCTGATCTGTATGAGTCTGTCGTcgaggggaagaagaagcccagcGAAGAGAAGGCTTCCCAAGACTCAAAACGCCAAAAGAAGGGAtccaatgagaagaaggatgggGGATTGAAGCCACAGGGAAGCGataagaagagcaaaaaggacaagaagagggagaagaaggagaagaaggataaaGAAAATCCCAATCTACAGCCTCTATCAAATAAATcagacaagaagaacaagacgGAGAACCAGTCGAAATCTCAGGACGGTAGCGCTACAGTCGAATCCTCCGAGTCCAAATCagacgccgccgctgccaagcCTCAGCAAGCAGCAATTTTACCTCCTGCGCCGCCCAAATTGACACCCTTACAAGCCTCAATGAGGGAGAAGCTCATCTCTGCTCGATTCCGCCACCTAAACGAAACTCTCTACACAGCGCCCTCGGAGGAGTCCTTCAAGCTGTTCCAAGAATCCCCCGAGATGTTCGACGAGTACCACGAGGGCTTCCGGCGCCAAGTCAAGGTGTGGCCCGAAAACCCCGTCGACAGCTTCCTGAAAGACATTCGCACACGAGCCAAGATCCGACAGCCCCACGGCAAGGGAAGACCCAACGCGCCGCAGGTCAAGCTCATCGACAGCCCTCTGCCCAGGACCATGTCGACATGCACCATTGCCGACCTGGGCTGCGGTGACGCCCGCCTCGCAGAGTCTCTCCAGGCCGACAAGGACAAGCTCCGCCTCGACGTCAGGAGCTTCGACCTCCAGAGCCCCAGCCCGCTCGTCACAAAGGCCGACATCGCCAACGTCCCCATGGAGGACGGCTCCGTCAACGTGGCCATCTTCTGCCTCGCCCTCATGGGCACCAACTGGCTCGACTTCGTCGAGGAGGCCTACCGCCTGCTGCACTGGAAGGGCGAGCTCTGGGTCGCCGAAATCAAGAGCCGCTTCGGCCCCGTGCGCAACAAGCACGCCCCCGTCACCCACAGCGTCGGCAACCGCCGCAAGCTGCCCACCAAGAAGGAGGTCCAGGCCAAGGAGGCTCACGTCGCGGGCCTGCTCGAGAAGGACCTCGCTGTCGAGGTTGACGGGCAGGACGACCAGCGCCGCGAGACGGACGTGTCGGCCTTTGTCGAGGCGCTGAGGAAGAGGGGCTTTGTCCTGCAGGGCGATGGGCGCGAGGCTGTGGATCTGTCAAACAGGATGTTTGTCACGATGCGCTTCATCAAGGGCGCTGCTCCTACAAAGGGCAAAAACGTGAGGCCGGACGACGCCgctcccaagaagaagaagatgtttGGCCGCATGCAGGACGAGGATGCAGACGACAAGAATGGAGAAAACGAAGGGGGTATTCTCAAGCCTTGTGTTTACAAGATTCGATGA